A window of Meleagris gallopavo isolate NT-WF06-2002-E0010 breed Aviagen turkey brand Nicholas breeding stock chromosome 11, Turkey_5.1, whole genome shotgun sequence genomic DNA:
NNNNNNNNNNNNNNNNNNNNNNNNNNNNNNNNNNNNNNNNNNNNNNNNNNNNNNNNNNNNNNNNNNNNNNNNNNNNNNNNNNNNNNNNNNNNNNNNNNNNNNNNNNNNNNNNNNNNNNNNNNNNNNNNNNNNNNNNNNNNNNNNNNNNNNNNNNNNNNNNNNNNNNNNNNNNNNNNNNNNNNNNNNNNNNNNNNNNNNNNNNNNNNNNNNNNNNNNNNNNNNNNNNNNNNNNNNNNNNNNNNNNNNNNNNNNNNNNNNNNNNNNNNNNNNNNNNNNNNNNNNNNNNNNNNNNGGGTCCCGGCCCACCGGGCATAGGGACCCCCCCAGCCACTGAGCCCCCGCTCTGGGAGAATAGTGTACCTCCGCCCATAGGTATGCTAGGGAGACCCCTGTCTGTGAAGCACCACGGAGACCCCTTGGCATGGAGCATCTCTGGGCTGGGACCCCCCCTGAACCGTTGGTCCCCTCCCAGACGTGGAGTACTTCGGGTATGGAGCTCCCACTGGACCCTGGACCCTTTCACCCACATGCCCCTGGTCAAGCTTGGCATGCAGGGGACCCCCTCACATCCACACAACACTCACTGGGGCAATGCAGAACCCAAACCACACCCCCCTCTGTGGGACTTGGGGTATTCCTGTGCACTGGACACTATGAGTACATCCCAATCCACATCCCTCCCCACACTCCCCCATGACATAAGGCCCCTGCAAGCCCTCATTTCCTCCACACCCCAAGGAGGTGTCTGACTTCAGACAAAAGGCACATCTCCCTTCAGCATCCCCCCAAATCTGCGCTGCGCCATGTGATGTCAGACTCACGCACCCCACACCATGTGCCTTTGGCATCCCCAAATCCCAGTGCAGAGGGCAATCCCAGAGCAGGACCACAGGACCGTTCCCACAAGCATGGGAACAAGACCTGGGGTCCCAGGGAGGTGCCGTGGCTGAGGGTAtgggagcagcacccagcacgGATCCTGGTCTTCACCCACATGTGCCCAGGCTGATGAGGGCAGCAGCGGTGGTGGGCAGGGAGCAGACACCATGGGAAGGCCTGGGGAGAGCACGGTCcagctggggaaactgaggcacggggCACAAGGAGGGGAGAGTGGTGTGTACCACCCGTGTCTCCCCCACCAGCAAGGAGGGAACGAGGTGCCGGGTCCCCCCCACCAGTGGGGAGGCAGGCGGGTGTgcaggggaggagggggaagcgCTGGGCTGCCAAAATCAACTCTGGGCGGTGCAAACAGCCGGCCAGCTGCACGGAGTAACTAGGGAAACACGGCGCAGCTGGAGCACAACAGGCCCTTACCTCCCCAGAAGCCTCCTCCTGGGCCTCCCTGCAGCACGGCGAGCGGCTGGGGGGGCTGCAACCCCACACACCATGTCCCTGCTGCCagggtgccccatccctgtgccctccccctccccacttGGCATGAGCAAGCCCCGGCAAGGGGTAGCCGGGTTTCCCCATCGGGACATCCCATTGgcacctccagggctgggaCACCACGGACATTCCATGCGCAACACCCTACTGCTCGCAAtgggctgtgcccagcagcGTGGCACCCCATTCCCGTGCCCACCCCGTCAGTGCCACCGACCTGTCCCTGCTCCTCTCTCCCGTTGTCCCTGTTGGCCTGGGATCCGGTGACAggggagggctgggggctgcGTGGCCGTGCCAGCGTCACCGCCTGGTGCCCACCACCGTGGTGCAGCCTGGGGGGAACGGCGGGGAGCGAGCAGGGCTGAGCGGGGAGGAGGAGGCGGGCGATGGCTGCCGGCCGCCCTGCCGGTGCCAGGAATCTGCCGCTGGCTCCGCGCACCCGGAGCTCGTCACAGTCTCCTGGCTCTGCTGCGGGGATGTGGGGAAGCAACAGGGGAAGCTCCCTCCCCTTTCCcgggaaggaaggaaagccgGGAGAGCCATGGCCTTGGCATGGGGGAGACTGAGGCACGAGGAGGGCATGGGGGTAGCGAGGTGTCATTGCTACAGCAGGAGCACGTGGGTTGGGAGGAAACGGGCATGGGATGAGATAGGATGCACACGGgcatccctgccccacagccccacacggCCGTGAAAGTCCTGGAAGTGCCCCCCAGGGGTCTCTGTGCTTTTGGGGTGGGAAGTGATCCTGGTGCCGCCAGCTGGTTCCCAGCGCCCGCACATGCACTGGGAGCTCCCGGCACAAAGGCGGCTCTGAGGCTCCCTGCAGCCCGGCCTGGCGCCGGCACAGCCCCAATGGGACAGGGCTGCCGGCTGCgggcagctggagctgcatGGGGACAGAGCCAGGCAGCCACGGCCGCTCTGTACCACCCCATAAGCTGGAGCAGGTGCCCGGCTCCATGGCATGGGGGTGCCGGGAGCACATCAGGGTGGGCGCACCGATGATGCTGCTCCCCTGTGGACTCTGCGTGGGCTGTGGGCTCTGTGGCCATGTGGCCACGAGGGGTCACTCGGAGGGGCCACCATCCCGTCCCTCTCTGCCCAGTGGTGCCGTGCCTGGCTTCGGGgtgcctgtgccagcactgccgCCCCACACAGCTCCCTATTGTCTGTCCCTATTAGCTGCTGTCTGCTTCAGGCTTTGAACATGAGCCGGGCTCGGGGTGGCAGGAAGGAGCCTCTTCTCCCCAGGGATGGGGTCGAAGCGAAACCGCACGCCCTAACCCCTTCCCACAGCCTCCATCCTCCTCCAGGCACCTTGGCACCCCGTGCCGTGAGTAACGGGGGCTGGACCCAACCAGAGCTGGGGAGCCACAGGGACACCCCCCTCTCCAAAAAGAGCCCCCCTCACCTCACTCACTGTGGCCTCCCCAAAGCTCTGTGCACAACGAAGCCATGCCCCGTGACTAATTCCCCCCGGCCTCGCACATACAGGCGGGGAGGGGGGTGCTGTCGTAATGGGTGGAAATATCTCATAATTCACGTTGGACATGGGGATTGCAGCCGTTCCGGCAATATTTGCACAACTGGCAGGCGGCTCGCAGGGCTGGGCCGCCCAGACGAAGGCAAGGGGGTCTGGGGCGGAGGGTGTTTGGGGTGGCAGGTATGGGGTGAGGGGGTGCAGCTGGGGGAGCGGCTGCTTTTCGTCTCCAGACACATGGAGTTTATTAAGGACTGCGTGTTCTCAGCGCggtggggatggatggggctctCTGTCCCTTCTTGCCTTGTGGCGGAGGGGGGGCAGGATGTGGGCAGAGACCCCAAAGCATCCTCATGTGCTATGCTCGGGGCACTGTGCCCACTCCCAGCGACCCATCACGGGGCGCCCAAAGACCACAGAGATCCCCTTCATTCCTATGGGACGAAGGCAGGGGGCGCGTGGGGCACGGGGGGGCCCTGTTTGGCATGGGGATTAGCACGCTCCCAGAG
This region includes:
- the LOC109369505 gene encoding uncharacterized protein LOC109369505 isoform X1 gives rise to the protein MCSRHPHAMEPGTCSSLWGGTERPWLPGSVPMQLQLPAAGSPVPLGLCRRQAGLQGASEPPLCRELPVHVRALGTSWRHQDHFPPQKHRDPWGALPGLSRPCGAVGQGCPCASYLIPCPFPPNPRAPAVAMTPRYPHALLVPQSPPCQGHGSPGFPSFPGKGRELPLLLPHIPAAEPGDCDELRVRGASGRFLAPAGRPAAIARLLLPAQPCSLPAVPPRLHHGGGHQAVTLARPRSPQPSPVTGSQANRDNGREEQGQAFPWCLLPAHHRCCPHQPGHMWVKTRIRAGCCSHTLSHGTSLGPQVLFPCLWERSCGPALGLPSALGFGDAKGTWCGVRESDITWRSADLGGC
- the LOC109369505 gene encoding uncharacterized protein LOC109369505 isoform X2, which translates into the protein MCSRHPHAMEPGTCSSLWGGTERPWLPGSVPMQLQLPAAGSPVPLGLCRRQAGLQGASEPPLCRELPVHVRALGTSWRHQDHFPPQKHRDPWGALPGLSRPCGAVGQGCPCASYLIPCPFPPNPRAPAVAMTPRYPHALLVPQSPPCQGHGSPGFPSFPGKGRELPLLLPHIPAAEPGDCDELRVRGASGRFLAPAGRPAAIARLLLPAQPCSLPAVPPRLHHGGGHQAVTLARPRSPQPSPVTGSQANRDNGREEQGQFPQLDRALPRPSHGVCSLPTTAAALISLGTCG